From the Phyllobacterium sp. T1293 genome, the window AAAGAGACGAGCAGGATGACCGAGACACGGTTCTGGATTGTCATGGAGAGAAGATCGGATACGCCCGCAAATGCCATGGCAAAGGGAAAGACGATCAATATTGCTGCTTCAATCATCGCGCTTGTCCGTCACGCCGAATGTCTGAGCCGTTTTTGCGTTTGAACATCACTGGCTCACATCTACAACTTTGGTTGAGACACTTTGATAGGTGGCTTTGATGGCGGTTCCGAGCGTTCCTGCGCTGGAGACGATCCCAATGGAGATAATGGCCGCAATCAGGGCATATTCAATGGCAGTCGCTCCGGACCTGTTCCGGGGAAAGCCGGTGAACGCATTGTCGCCCGGTTCTGCGAGATGTTTTACGTTGAACATTGTGATCTCCCGCACTTCTGTTGCCATTTATCGCGGCCATTTTTGTAACGTGATATGGTGGGAGATTATCCGCGACGAATTGCTTTCATCTTAAAAAAGACCGTTACGAAAGGATGAAACTGAAGCCTGAAATTGATCGCTCCACATGGGCTCATGACCTATTGCCGCTCAAAATTATGCTTAACAAGCGGTTCACGGATTAAGCCTTCTTTCACCAATCACGGGCATGGTTCATCCAACGATTTTGCGAAGGGCATTTCCATGGTTCGACATCACGGCACGATCATTGCACTTGCGCTTTTGGCCGCTGTGTCGAGCGCGGCACAAGCTGGTGCTGACACCGGCATCCATGTTGTGATGAATCAGGCCACCGTTCTGAAGCTGGCCCGCCCTGCGGATACGGTCGTTGTCGGCGATCCTGAAATAGCCGATGCGGTTGTGAAAGATTCAAAAACGGTGGTGTTAACAGGTAAAGGTTTCGGTGTGACGAACATCGTCATCATGGACGCCGATGGCGGTGCCATTGTCGATGATCACGTTCTCGTCAGCCGCAGCGTTGCCAACACCGTCCGCGTCTATAGGCGCGCTGCTGTCCAGACACTCTCATGCTCGCCCTTTTGCGAAACATCCCAGAAGACCGACGCCGAAAAGAAATCCGATACGGAAATCGGCGGCAACTGATAATTCCTTCGTTCACCTGCATCAAAGTTGAGAAAGAGTGAATTCACTCATCGCAATTTGCATCTGGCTTCAAACGAGATTCTAACATCTGGCTGATAGAGCTTTGTCCGGCGCGATGATACGGAGAAAGACAATCCATGGTGCGGGGAGCTGTTACAACTGATTTACATGAAGGTCATGACCCTGCTGGACCAGCATGCGGCAAACGCAGGCCTTCAATGTTCGCACGGTTCTGCAGGAACAATCGCGGTACCGTTGCAATCGAGTTTGCCCTGATTGCCCTTCCCTTCTTCCTGCTTATTTTTGCTATTATAGAAATCAGCCTGAGCTTTACCGCCGAACAGGTCATGTCCAACACCGTTGACGATCTCTCGCGCAAGCTGAGAACCGGCCAGCTCAAAGCCAGCGACGTAAGCGGCAGCAAGTTGGCGACGCTCATTTGCGGCCAGTTGCTCATGCCTGCAGCGGGTTGCCCTGATCTCGTCGTCGATTTGCAAACATATGCGACCTTCAAGGCTGTACCGAAGACCATTCCAATCAAGGCGGACAATGATGTCGACGCGTCCGGGTTCAAGAATGCTCCCGGCGGCGCTGGAACAATCAATCAACTGCGGGTCTTTTACCGCTGGCCTATCCTGACTGATTTGATGAAGCCCCGCATTGAAAGCATAAAGGGGAAAGGGAAGACCCTGCTCTTCTCAACGGCAACCTGGCAAAACGAGCCCTATCTATGATTGCCCACCAGCCTTCCCAACGTTCCCTGTCTTCAGCGAGAGCCCGCGCCATGCAGCCATGTAAAAGCCTGTTTGCAATCGCCCGTAATTTGAAAGCCTCTTTTACGACTTTCCTGGGAGATCAACGTGGTGTCGCGGCAATGGAATTTGCATTGATTGCGCCGGTGATGATCCTGTTGCTTCTTGGCAGCGTTGAAGTGACGAATGGAATTGACGTCAACAGAAAACTCGCACGCTCCGGCAGTATGGTGGCCGATCTGGTCACGCAACAGCAATCGGTCACGAAAGACCAGATTAACAATATCATGGAAATCGCCGGTCTGACGCTTCTGCCTTACCAGCGTGATTTGCCGCAAATCACGGTGACATCCATCAATGTTCCCGGAGATGGCAGCAGTGCGACGGTTGCGTGGTCGCAGCGCCGGGTCAACCAGTCAGTCACAACGCCTTATGCGAAAGGCAGCACCATCGCCATTGATCCCAATCTGCGCGTCGCGGGTACAAACATCACATTTGTACGTGTTGAGACAAATATCGCCTACCTACCGCTCATCGCCTGGACGATGCAAAATCCTGTCAACACGTCCATTGGCACCTCAGGCAAAGGCATTCCCATGGCGAAGACAATCTATGGCCGCGTCCGTCAGGGTACAGCAGTCGCTTGCAGCAATTGCTGAGATAACAGATCGCCTTCAAGACCTGCTGATACTTGATGTTTGTCATCCGCTTCAGTTTCACCTATCTGTGGAAGGTGGTTCTGATGGAGTAATGCATGTCTCGCGCTTTTCTTTTTGTGCTCGATTCCTTTGGCATAGGCGGCGCGCCGGATGCTGCAGCTTTTGGTGATGCGGGCGCAACGACGCTGGGGCATATTGCGGAAGCATGCGCTCAGGGACGTGGGGACAGGACCGGGCTGCGTTCCGGCCCGCTCGCTCTGCCGAAAATGGCTTCACTTGGTCTTTTCCACGCGGCCAGTCTTGCGTCCAACTTCGAAATTCCGTCTGAGACAACTGATCCGGTCGGATTATGGGGAGCCGCAGAAGAGGTTTCCAATGGCAAGGATACGCCGTCAGGTCATTGGGAAATCGCTGGCGTACCCGTAACCTTCAACTGGGGTTATTTTCCCCAGACAATCCCGACCTTTCCCGACAGTCTGATTGCAGAAGCTGTCCGCCGTGCCAATTTACCCGGTATTCTGGGCAACAAACATGCGTCCGGTACTGACATCATCGAAGAGTATGGCGAAGAGCACATTCGCAGCGGCCAGCCGATTTTCTATACGTCAACGGATTCCGTGATCCAGATCGCTGCGCACGAACAGCATTTTGGTCTCGGCCGGCTTTACAAGCTCTGCGAGATCATGCGCGAGCTGGTCGATCCGCTGAATATTGGCAGGGTGATCGCGCGGCCATTTGTCGGTGAAACCAGAGAAACCTTTGAGCGCACCGGTAATCGCCGCGACTATTCCGTCCCGCCGCCCGAACCGACATTGCTTGACCGCCTGACCGATGCTGGCCGCACCGTCATCGCGATTGGCAAGATCGGCGATATCTATGCGCATAAGGGCGTATCACAGGTGCGCAAGGCCAATGGCAATATGGCCCTTTTTGACGAGACCCTGATTGCCATGGACGATGCGCAGGACGGTGATCTGGTCTTCACCAACTTCGTCGATTTCGACATGCTTTACGGCCATCGCCGTGATGTACCCGGTTATGCCGCGGCACTGGAAGCCTTTGACCGCCGCCTGCCGGAAGCTTTGGCAAAATTGCGGGCCGGTGATCTGCTCATCCTGACGGCCGATCATGGTTGTGATCCAACCTTCAAGGGAACAGATCACACGCGCGAACGCGTTCCGGTTCTCTGTTTCGGGCCTGACCTGCCGCATGGATCGCTGGGTATCCGTCCGACCTTTGCCGATATTGGCGAAACGATTGCTGCTCATCTCGACATTGCACCCGGCCCACACGGCAAGAGCTTCCTGCGAGGCACAGCATCCCATGCCTGAACTTCCTGAAGTCGAAACCGTTCGCCGTGGATTGCAGCCCTTCATGGAAGGCGCAACCATTGCGCGTGTCGAGCAGCGCAGACCGGATCTGCGCTTTCCCTTTCCGGAAAACTTTGCCCAAAGGCTGACAGGGCGCCGGATCGACTCGCTGGAACGCCGGGCCAAATATCTGATTGTGCATCTGGACGATGGTTTGGGATTGATCAGCCATCTGGGAATGTCCGGCTCCTATCGAATCGAGCGGGACGAGGAAGAAACTGCGCCAGGTGTGTTTCACTATGAACGGTCGCGGAATACGACGCACGACCATGTTGTGATCCATGTGGAATCAAAAGAACGTGTGAAAAGTCGTATCATCTACAACGACCCGCGTCGTTTCGGCTTTATGCTGTTTGCAGAACCCGGCGCGCTCAACACCCACAAATTCATTCAGGATCTCGGCATCGAACCCACAGGCAACCGGCTGGACGGCGCACTGCTCGCAAAACTTTTCGAAGACAAGAATGCGCCGTTGAAAGCGGCTCTGCTGGACCAGACACTGATTGCCGGCCTTGGTAATATCTATGTCTGCGAAGCTCTCTGGCGGGCTGAGCTGTCACCTCTGCGCGTTGCCGGGACCATTACTGGCGAGAACAGCGAACCTAATCCCATGGCGGAGCGGCTTGCTGCCTCCATTCGCTCCGTCATCTCCGATGCGATTGCCGCAGGCGGGTCCAGCTTGAAGGATTACCGGCAGACCGACGGGGAGCTTGGCTATTTCCAGCATTCATTTTCTGTCTACGATCGCGAAGGCGAGCCTTGCCCGCGTCCTGCCTGTGATGGCACGGTAACGCGCATCGTCCAAAGCGGACGGTCGACATTTTTCTGCCCGATCTGCCAGCATTAGGAGGAGCACCCGCATGGCCTACGAAAATATCATTGTCGAAACGCGCGAGAAGGTTGGCTTCATTCAACTCAATCGACCGCAGGCACTGAATGCGCTGAATTCCGCCTTGCTTGCCGAGCTGAGCGCGGCGCTTGAAGACTTCGAAAAGGACGAGCGGATCGGTGCCGTCGTCATCACCGGCTCTGAAAAGGCATTTGCTGCCGGTGCCGACATCAAGGAAATGCAGACACTCCAGTTCGCCGATGCATATCTCAGCGATTATTTCAGCGAATGGGAGCGGGTCACGCGTCTGCGCAAACCACTGATCGCCGCGGTGGCGGGCTATGCGCTGGGCGGGGGCTGCGAGCTTGCCATGATGTGCGATTTCATCATTGCAGCGGATACTGCCAAATTCGGGCAGCCCGAGATTACACTTGGTGTCATGCCCGGCATGGGCGGCTCCCAGCGGTTAACGCGCTTTGTCGGCAAGTCCAAGGCAATGGACCTGTGCCTGACCGGACGCATGATGGACGCTGCAGAAGCGGAGCGCAGCGGCCTTGTGGCACGCGTGGTGCCCGCTGGCGAGCTTATTGAGGAAGCCCTGAAGGCGGCCAAGAAAGTTGCCTCCTTCTCCCTGCCGGTTGTCATGATGACCAAGGAGACGGTCAACCGCGCCTATGAAACAACGCTGTCGGAAGGATTGAGGTTCGAGCGGCGCCTGTTCCATTCCATGTTTGCGCTGGAAGATCAGAAAGAGGGAATGGCGGCCTTTGCGGAAAAGCGCACGCCAAATTTCAAGAATCGTTGAGGGTGAAATATCCACCGGCAAGGCGACGATTCCAAGTTGACGCAACAGGAAACGTCATCTATAAGCCCGACAACGTTTGGTGGCCCCTCGGCCACCCTATTATTTTGTGACGGCCGCTTTGAAGCTGCCGAGTAGCTGACAGAAAAGAGAGGCATCATGGCCAACACTCCTTCGGCCAAGAAAGCGGCGCGTAAGATCGAAGCCCGCACCGAAGTAAATAAATCCCGCCGCTCACGCGTGCGCACCTTCCTTCGCAAGTTCGAAGATGCGGTGGCAAGCGGTGATCAGGCAGCCGCTTCCGTAGCCTTCAAGGCTGTTGAACCGGAAGTAATGCGCGCTGCTACTAAAGGCGTAATGCACAAGAACACGGCATCCCGGAAGGTTTCCCGTCTTGCACATCGCCTCAAGGCCATGTCTGCATAATTAGACAGAAATAGTCTATTTTAAACCCGGCTGGTCTTTAGCCGGGTTTTTTATTTGCCGTTTTTTTGAGCATAAATTCGTTTCCAGTGAAAAAGATTGTGGCATATCAAAACCCTGACATATGCTGGTCACAAATAGTTTCATACAAAAAGCGACAATCATCATTTCTTGTTTAATATCAAATACTTACGGCAGGTAGTCATTGTGTGCCGACCCCAGCCGGGAGAATCTGCCACCCCAGCCACTGTCAAGCGATAATTTAATATTTTTTTTTGATCGCGTGAGTCCGCACTGCAGCAAAATTCGCATTCCAAAAAAGGCTTTGAATCCGAAGGCTTTTTCCGCACCGAACCGGGAGTCGTTAAAAAAATCGTAAAAGCGTTAACCTTTAATTCACTAAAAAAGCGTCGTGCCTGCCCTTGCCCTCCACGCAAAGGTTTTTGTAAGGTCCAGACATCGAAGGGGTGGGCAAAAACCCATTTAACAGGCTTATAAAATTAGTGGGTTCGAACGCAGATTTTTTGTTTGCGTAACGAGTAAGTTTTGTCGGTATTCAGGTTTTATACGGACCTGGGTGTTTCAGAAAAGAAGCAAGTTGGCGGCGCTGGCATCAGCCGGGCGTGAGTCTTTTTGCGCCAAAGTTGAGAAGGATATGGACGTGGCGGTTTTTAGAACTTCAGTGCGAGATTGTTCAGACCTGTATTACGCGTCCTTCTCCTTATCCGATCTATAGCTCCAGGAGATTGAAAGCCGGCCATAGGGGTGATCGGCTCTTTAGGACTGCAAACCGGTTCATGCCGGTCCACATGAGAACACGGGCAATCTAAGCCCGAACAGATAAATATCAGGATGAGGCGATGACAATGACCAGCGGAATAATGGATAACGGCACGAATGCAGCCATGGTCCCGCTCCATATGGACGAAGGGAAAAGTATGGTACCGGCCAGCAGCCAGGGCGAGATGATTTTCGAGAGGGTCAAGACCAAACTCAAGGCCAAGCTTGGAAATGAAGTTTACTCGAGCTGGTTCGGCCGCCTGAAACTGGATGAGACTTCCAAGAGCATTGTTCGCCTGTCTGTGCCGACCGCATTTCTCCGTTCCTGGATCAACAATCACTACTCCGACATGATCAACGCGTTGTGGCGTGAAGAAGACGAGCAGGTTCTCAAGGTTGAGATCGTATTCCGCAGCGCCAGCCGTGCCTGCCGTCCTTCGCTGGAGGCCGAGCCTGCATTGCGTGCCGATCCGCGTGCCATCACCCGTGACAAGCCGGTTTTTCCTGTCGGCAACACGTCGCAGGACAAGAAGGCACCGGCGCATTTCGCTGACCGCGCTACCGATCGCCCCGGACAGAACTCTGTCTTTGGTTCGCCGCTGGACCCTCGCTATACATTCGAAACATTTGTTGATGGGACGCCAAACCGCGTTGCTCTGGCTGCGGCCCGCACCATTGCCGATGCCGGTGCCAGTGCCGTCCGTTTCAATCCGCTGTTCATCCATGCCTCTGTCGGCCTCGGCAAGACACATCTTCTGCAGGCGATTGCCGCTGACGCCCTGAAGCGCTCGGAACGGGCCCGTGTGGTTTATCTGACCGCTGAATATTTCATGTGGCGCTTTGCAACGGCTATTCGCGACAACAATGCGCTCTCTTTCAAGGAACAGCTGCGCGACATCGACCTTCTGATCATTGACGACATGCAGTTCCTGCAGGGCAAGTCGATCCAGCATGAATTCTGCCATCTGATCAACACCTTGCTCGATAGCGCCAAGCAGGTTGTTGTGGCCGCTGACCGTCCGCCATCAGAACTGGAATCATTGGATGCGCGTGTACGTTCGCGCCTGCAGGGCGGCGTTGCCCTTGAAATGATCTCCCCTGATTATGGAATGCGTCTGGAGATTCTCAAGCGCCGTCTGGTTTCAGCCCAGCACGAAGACCAGTCGCTTGATATTTCACCCGAGATTCTTGATCACGTTGCCCAGTCCGTTACGGGAAGCGGCCGCGAACTCGAAGGCGCGTTCA encodes:
- a CDS encoding Flp family type IVb pilin, whose amino-acid sequence is MFNVKHLAEPGDNAFTGFPRNRSGATAIEYALIAAIISIGIVSSAGTLGTAIKATYQSVSTKVVDVSQ
- a CDS encoding pilus assembly protein N-terminal domain-containing protein, which encodes MVRHHGTIIALALLAAVSSAAQAGADTGIHVVMNQATVLKLARPADTVVVGDPEIADAVVKDSKTVVLTGKGFGVTNIVIMDADGGAIVDDHVLVSRSVANTVRVYRRAAVQTLSCSPFCETSQKTDAEKKSDTEIGGN
- a CDS encoding TadE/TadG family type IV pilus assembly protein; this encodes MFARFCRNNRGTVAIEFALIALPFFLLIFAIIEISLSFTAEQVMSNTVDDLSRKLRTGQLKASDVSGSKLATLICGQLLMPAAGCPDLVVDLQTYATFKAVPKTIPIKADNDVDASGFKNAPGGAGTINQLRVFYRWPILTDLMKPRIESIKGKGKTLLFSTATWQNEPYL
- a CDS encoding TadE/TadG family type IV pilus assembly protein; this encodes MEFALIAPVMILLLLGSVEVTNGIDVNRKLARSGSMVADLVTQQQSVTKDQINNIMEIAGLTLLPYQRDLPQITVTSINVPGDGSSATVAWSQRRVNQSVTTPYAKGSTIAIDPNLRVAGTNITFVRVETNIAYLPLIAWTMQNPVNTSIGTSGKGIPMAKTIYGRVRQGTAVACSNC
- a CDS encoding phosphopentomutase, coding for MSRAFLFVLDSFGIGGAPDAAAFGDAGATTLGHIAEACAQGRGDRTGLRSGPLALPKMASLGLFHAASLASNFEIPSETTDPVGLWGAAEEVSNGKDTPSGHWEIAGVPVTFNWGYFPQTIPTFPDSLIAEAVRRANLPGILGNKHASGTDIIEEYGEEHIRSGQPIFYTSTDSVIQIAAHEQHFGLGRLYKLCEIMRELVDPLNIGRVIARPFVGETRETFERTGNRRDYSVPPPEPTLLDRLTDAGRTVIAIGKIGDIYAHKGVSQVRKANGNMALFDETLIAMDDAQDGDLVFTNFVDFDMLYGHRRDVPGYAAALEAFDRRLPEALAKLRAGDLLILTADHGCDPTFKGTDHTRERVPVLCFGPDLPHGSLGIRPTFADIGETIAAHLDIAPGPHGKSFLRGTASHA
- the mutM gene encoding bifunctional DNA-formamidopyrimidine glycosylase/DNA-(apurinic or apyrimidinic site) lyase; protein product: MPELPEVETVRRGLQPFMEGATIARVEQRRPDLRFPFPENFAQRLTGRRIDSLERRAKYLIVHLDDGLGLISHLGMSGSYRIERDEEETAPGVFHYERSRNTTHDHVVIHVESKERVKSRIIYNDPRRFGFMLFAEPGALNTHKFIQDLGIEPTGNRLDGALLAKLFEDKNAPLKAALLDQTLIAGLGNIYVCEALWRAELSPLRVAGTITGENSEPNPMAERLAASIRSVISDAIAAGGSSLKDYRQTDGELGYFQHSFSVYDREGEPCPRPACDGTVTRIVQSGRSTFFCPICQH
- a CDS encoding enoyl-CoA hydratase; its protein translation is MAYENIIVETREKVGFIQLNRPQALNALNSALLAELSAALEDFEKDERIGAVVITGSEKAFAAGADIKEMQTLQFADAYLSDYFSEWERVTRLRKPLIAAVAGYALGGGCELAMMCDFIIAADTAKFGQPEITLGVMPGMGGSQRLTRFVGKSKAMDLCLTGRMMDAAEAERSGLVARVVPAGELIEEALKAAKKVASFSLPVVMMTKETVNRAYETTLSEGLRFERRLFHSMFALEDQKEGMAAFAEKRTPNFKNR
- the rpsT gene encoding 30S ribosomal protein S20 codes for the protein MANTPSAKKAARKIEARTEVNKSRRSRVRTFLRKFEDAVASGDQAAASVAFKAVEPEVMRAATKGVMHKNTASRKVSRLAHRLKAMSA
- the dnaA gene encoding chromosomal replication initiator protein DnaA, with translation MTMTSGIMDNGTNAAMVPLHMDEGKSMVPASSQGEMIFERVKTKLKAKLGNEVYSSWFGRLKLDETSKSIVRLSVPTAFLRSWINNHYSDMINALWREEDEQVLKVEIVFRSASRACRPSLEAEPALRADPRAITRDKPVFPVGNTSQDKKAPAHFADRATDRPGQNSVFGSPLDPRYTFETFVDGTPNRVALAAARTIADAGASAVRFNPLFIHASVGLGKTHLLQAIAADALKRSERARVVYLTAEYFMWRFATAIRDNNALSFKEQLRDIDLLIIDDMQFLQGKSIQHEFCHLINTLLDSAKQVVVAADRPPSELESLDARVRSRLQGGVALEMISPDYGMRLEILKRRLVSAQHEDQSLDISPEILDHVAQSVTGSGRELEGAFNQLLFRQTFEPNLSVDRVDELLSHLMRGGEAKRIRIEEIQRIVARHYNVSKQDLLSNRRTRTIVKPRQIAMYLAKMLTPRSLPEIGRRFGGRDHTTVLHAVRKIEDIVGKDQKLSQELELLKRLINDQAQ